One genomic segment of Pseudorca crassidens isolate mPseCra1 chromosome X, mPseCra1.hap1, whole genome shotgun sequence includes these proteins:
- the LOC137217171 gene encoding uncharacterized protein CXorf49 homolog isoform X1 has translation MLEARGPVLWGREGRPGSPDEHTRDLLDLIEESEAAKEANLQQLTDQDVLGVRRYPSPERSTAFKEATGSTLRLEAGPGGRGAPGQSCGEASTAPAGPLHLGGPEAGRALGNPKRGTKRRLNVAADRQRRSAEGLAWLLSDSESSDEFSETQLMTVSTYRRGGGQAKPSRPEDPGDTPRHSKFQVRENYRHVTGSSLSSAPRGLSSVVERQGVGEQGISSPKKMQSVLWGKGGSKPSYPGAAAAAASVSAAAPGGLPQVTPRKNGAQEKKSVGEASKLALGGTFRSRGQRISATPVEAATFPPISGIPLPGRPKSYTLVLSGTKQSKHSGAGKKSVVRWARESEAVAGEDKDPNRDPAPKGQLLTHRPGTSCLRMHRRKASSGDVNTRGPQDPGNSEPLALNQGEVMPRGPAPSGDRGPLDHPPRPETQQQPLGTPCCPWCLELKREVDELKEQLAAMQYLADKLQTL, from the exons ATGCTGGAAGCGCGAGGGCCGGTGCTGTGGGGCCGCGAAGGCCGACCTGGCTCCCCAGATGAGCACACGAGGGACCTCCTGGACCTGATCGAGGAGTCTGAGGCGGCCAAGGAGGCCAACCTGCAGCAGCTGACCGACCAGGACGTGCTGGGCGTCCGCAGGTACCCGTCCCCGGAGAGGTCCACTGCCTTCAAAGAGGCCACTGGGTCGACACTGCGCCTCGAGGCGGGTCCCGGCGGTCGAGGAGCGCCCGGCCAGAGCTGTGGGGAGGCGTCGACGGCTCCAGCCGGCCCTCTCCACCTGGGTGGGCCTGAAGCGGGCCGGGCCTTGGGGAACCCTAAGAGAGGCACTAAGCGTAGGTTGAACGTGGCTGCGGATCGCCAGCGGCGCTCCGCGGAAGGCCTGGCCTGGCTGCTGTCCGACTCCGAGTCCTCAGATGAATTCAGTGAGACACAGCTGATGACGGTGAGCACTTACCGCAGAGGAGGAGGCCAGGCCAAGCCCAGCAGACCCGAGGATCCCGGGGACACTCCCAGACACTCGAAGTTCCAAGTCAGGGAGAATTACCGTCACGTGACAGGCTCTTCCCTGTCCTCGGCTCCGCGAGGACTCTCTTCGGTTGTGGAAAGGCAGGGCGTGGGAGAGCAGGGCATCTCTTCCCCTAAGAAAATGCAGAGCGTGCTGTGGGGCAAGGGGGGCAGCAAGCCCAGCTACCcgggagctgctgctgctgctgcttctgtttcTGCTGCTGCTCCAGGTGGCCTGCCGCAGGTCACTCCTAGGAAGAACGGAGCCCAGGAGAAGAAATCCGTCGGAGAAGCATCCAAACTTGCCCTGGGGGGAACCTTCCGTTCCCGGGGGCAGCGAATCTCGGCAACTCCCGTGGAAGCGGCCACCTTCCCCCCAATCTCTGGTATTCCGCTGCCTGGGAGACCCAAGAGTTATACCTTGGTCCTTTCGGGAACCAAACAGTCCAAGCACAGTGGCGCTGGGAAGAAATCCGTGGTCAGGTGGGCAAGGGAGTCTGAGGCGGTGGCGGGAGAAGATAAGGACCCAAATAGAGACCCAGCCCCAAAGGGCCAA CTGCTCACTCACAGGCCAGGGACATCTTGTCTGCGCATGCATCGTAGAAAAGCCAGCAGTGGCGACGTCAACACCAGAGGCCCCCAAGATCCAGGAAACTCAGAACCCTTGGCCCTGAACCAGGGAGAAGTCATGCCCAGGGGGCCTGCCCCCTCAG GTGACCGGGGGCCACTTGACCATCCCCCAAGACCGGAAACGCAGCAGCAGCCACTGGGAACGCCCTGCTGTCCTTGG TGTCTCGAGCTAAAGAGAGAAGTAGACGAACTTAAGGAGCAACTTG CCGCCATGCAGTACCTGGCTGACAAgttgcagaccctttga
- the LOC137217171 gene encoding uncharacterized protein CXorf49 homolog isoform X3, whose product MLEARGPVLWGREGRPGSPDEHTRDLLDLIEESEAAKEANLQQLTDQDVLGVRRYPSPERSTAFKEATGSTLRLEAGPGGRGAPGQSCGEASTAPAGPLHLGGPEAGRALGNPKRGTKRRLNVAADRQRRSAEGLAWLLSDSESSDEFSETQLMTVSTYRRGGGQAKPSRPEDPGDTPRHSKFQVRENYRHVTGSSLSSAPRGLSSVVERQGVGEQGISSPKKMQSVLWGKGGSKPSYPGAAAAAASVSAAAPGGLPQVTPRKNGAQEKKSVGEASKLALGGTFRSRGQRISATPVEAATFPPISGIPLPGRPKSYTLVLSGTKQSKHSGAGKKSVVRWARESEAVAGEDKDPNRDPAPKGQLLTHRPGTSCLRMHRRKASSGDVNTRGPQDPGNSEPLALNQGEVMPRGPAPSGTSVSPEEVPGSGLAGA is encoded by the exons ATGCTGGAAGCGCGAGGGCCGGTGCTGTGGGGCCGCGAAGGCCGACCTGGCTCCCCAGATGAGCACACGAGGGACCTCCTGGACCTGATCGAGGAGTCTGAGGCGGCCAAGGAGGCCAACCTGCAGCAGCTGACCGACCAGGACGTGCTGGGCGTCCGCAGGTACCCGTCCCCGGAGAGGTCCACTGCCTTCAAAGAGGCCACTGGGTCGACACTGCGCCTCGAGGCGGGTCCCGGCGGTCGAGGAGCGCCCGGCCAGAGCTGTGGGGAGGCGTCGACGGCTCCAGCCGGCCCTCTCCACCTGGGTGGGCCTGAAGCGGGCCGGGCCTTGGGGAACCCTAAGAGAGGCACTAAGCGTAGGTTGAACGTGGCTGCGGATCGCCAGCGGCGCTCCGCGGAAGGCCTGGCCTGGCTGCTGTCCGACTCCGAGTCCTCAGATGAATTCAGTGAGACACAGCTGATGACGGTGAGCACTTACCGCAGAGGAGGAGGCCAGGCCAAGCCCAGCAGACCCGAGGATCCCGGGGACACTCCCAGACACTCGAAGTTCCAAGTCAGGGAGAATTACCGTCACGTGACAGGCTCTTCCCTGTCCTCGGCTCCGCGAGGACTCTCTTCGGTTGTGGAAAGGCAGGGCGTGGGAGAGCAGGGCATCTCTTCCCCTAAGAAAATGCAGAGCGTGCTGTGGGGCAAGGGGGGCAGCAAGCCCAGCTACCcgggagctgctgctgctgctgcttctgtttcTGCTGCTGCTCCAGGTGGCCTGCCGCAGGTCACTCCTAGGAAGAACGGAGCCCAGGAGAAGAAATCCGTCGGAGAAGCATCCAAACTTGCCCTGGGGGGAACCTTCCGTTCCCGGGGGCAGCGAATCTCGGCAACTCCCGTGGAAGCGGCCACCTTCCCCCCAATCTCTGGTATTCCGCTGCCTGGGAGACCCAAGAGTTATACCTTGGTCCTTTCGGGAACCAAACAGTCCAAGCACAGTGGCGCTGGGAAGAAATCCGTGGTCAGGTGGGCAAGGGAGTCTGAGGCGGTGGCGGGAGAAGATAAGGACCCAAATAGAGACCCAGCCCCAAAGGGCCAA CTGCTCACTCACAGGCCAGGGACATCTTGTCTGCGCATGCATCGTAGAAAAGCCAGCAGTGGCGACGTCAACACCAGAGGCCCCCAAGATCCAGGAAACTCAGAACCCTTGGCCCTGAACCAGGGAGAAGTCATGCCCAGGGGGCCTGCCCCCTCAG
- the LOC137217171 gene encoding uncharacterized protein CXorf49 homolog isoform X2: MLEARGPVLWGREGRPGSPDEHTRDLLDLIEESEAAKEANLQQLTDQDVLGVRRYPSPERSTAFKEATGSTLRLEAGPGGRGAPGQSCGEASTAPAGPLHLGGPEAGRALGNPKRGTKRRLNVAADRQRRSAEGLAWLLSDSESSDEFSETQLMTVSTYRRGGGQAKPSRPEDPGDTPRHSKFQVRENYRHVTGSSLSSAPRGLSSVVERQGVGEQGISSPKKMQSVLWGKGGSKPSYPGAAAAAASVSAAAPGGLPQVTPRKNGAQEKKSVGEASKLALGGTFRSRGQRISATPVEAATFPPISGIPLPGRPKSYTLVLSGTKQSKHSGAGKKSVVRWARESEAVAGEDKDPNRDPAPKGQLLTHRPGTSCLRMHRRKASSGDVNTRGPQDPGNSEPLALNQGEVMPRGPAPSGDRGPLDHPPRPETQQQPLGTPCCPWVPACLRKKYQAADLQEHRGNRFFLPSF; encoded by the exons ATGCTGGAAGCGCGAGGGCCGGTGCTGTGGGGCCGCGAAGGCCGACCTGGCTCCCCAGATGAGCACACGAGGGACCTCCTGGACCTGATCGAGGAGTCTGAGGCGGCCAAGGAGGCCAACCTGCAGCAGCTGACCGACCAGGACGTGCTGGGCGTCCGCAGGTACCCGTCCCCGGAGAGGTCCACTGCCTTCAAAGAGGCCACTGGGTCGACACTGCGCCTCGAGGCGGGTCCCGGCGGTCGAGGAGCGCCCGGCCAGAGCTGTGGGGAGGCGTCGACGGCTCCAGCCGGCCCTCTCCACCTGGGTGGGCCTGAAGCGGGCCGGGCCTTGGGGAACCCTAAGAGAGGCACTAAGCGTAGGTTGAACGTGGCTGCGGATCGCCAGCGGCGCTCCGCGGAAGGCCTGGCCTGGCTGCTGTCCGACTCCGAGTCCTCAGATGAATTCAGTGAGACACAGCTGATGACGGTGAGCACTTACCGCAGAGGAGGAGGCCAGGCCAAGCCCAGCAGACCCGAGGATCCCGGGGACACTCCCAGACACTCGAAGTTCCAAGTCAGGGAGAATTACCGTCACGTGACAGGCTCTTCCCTGTCCTCGGCTCCGCGAGGACTCTCTTCGGTTGTGGAAAGGCAGGGCGTGGGAGAGCAGGGCATCTCTTCCCCTAAGAAAATGCAGAGCGTGCTGTGGGGCAAGGGGGGCAGCAAGCCCAGCTACCcgggagctgctgctgctgctgcttctgtttcTGCTGCTGCTCCAGGTGGCCTGCCGCAGGTCACTCCTAGGAAGAACGGAGCCCAGGAGAAGAAATCCGTCGGAGAAGCATCCAAACTTGCCCTGGGGGGAACCTTCCGTTCCCGGGGGCAGCGAATCTCGGCAACTCCCGTGGAAGCGGCCACCTTCCCCCCAATCTCTGGTATTCCGCTGCCTGGGAGACCCAAGAGTTATACCTTGGTCCTTTCGGGAACCAAACAGTCCAAGCACAGTGGCGCTGGGAAGAAATCCGTGGTCAGGTGGGCAAGGGAGTCTGAGGCGGTGGCGGGAGAAGATAAGGACCCAAATAGAGACCCAGCCCCAAAGGGCCAA CTGCTCACTCACAGGCCAGGGACATCTTGTCTGCGCATGCATCGTAGAAAAGCCAGCAGTGGCGACGTCAACACCAGAGGCCCCCAAGATCCAGGAAACTCAGAACCCTTGGCCCTGAACCAGGGAGAAGTCATGCCCAGGGGGCCTGCCCCCTCAG GTGACCGGGGGCCACTTGACCATCCCCCAAGACCGGAAACGCAGCAGCAGCCACTGGGAACGCCCTGCTGTCCTTGG